The following are encoded together in the Sphaerodactylus townsendi isolate TG3544 linkage group LG14, MPM_Stown_v2.3, whole genome shotgun sequence genome:
- the CTU2 gene encoding cytoplasmic tRNA 2-thiolation protein 2 isoform X2, whose translation MCEAAEGGCCGGRPAKAPRDSHPLKCMKCKEGPPVLIIRVGDAFCKACFKDYFVHKFRAILGKNRCIFPGEKVLLAFSGGPASSSMVRQVQEGLSQEAAKKLRFKPGIIFVDEGAVCGQDLEKRGEVHRQVELILRATGFPFHLVHLEEVFDLPSSILHSVSHEATDRSQNYKEAVDGFLRQQQQQSAKAGVSLPGQLAELGIREPSRKEATEVPGPLPVLHTTELTRLFGAVKTLTAKEELLQTLRNHLILHVARTNGYTKVMVGDSCSRVAVKLLTNLSLGRGAFLAGDTGFSDGRHGDVLVLRPMREYSAKEIAFYNRLFRVPAVFTPSLDTKAPDRASIHRLIESFLYKLQSEFPSTISTVYRTGEKLGTAPQDAAAGGDAEPERCLLCLCTLDTNVVDGSSLQSTLLSEELCQKPPPSSESVCCGGGPAQAGCCRNLPTAGAVLPQSHLLPHLCYSCRLTIKDMTCLEPLPLYIHSEADRRQHRAAMKQEIQEFLLEDDEELLGS comes from the exons ATGTGCGAAGCGGCGGAGGGCGGCTGCTGCGGAGGGCGGCCCGCGAAGGCGCCGCGAGACAG CCACCCCCTGAAGTGCATGAAGTGCAAAGAGGGGCCTCCAGTATTGATCATCCGTGTTGGAGATGCCTTTTGCAA GGCCTGTTTCAAGGATTACTTTGTCCACAAGTTCCGTGCCATCCTTGGGAAGAATCGCTGCATTTTCCCCGGAGAAAAG GTCCTGCTTGCATTTTCGGGTGGACCTGCCTCCAGTTCAATGGTGCGACAAGTCCAGGAG GGCCTGAGTCAGGAAGCAGCCAAGAAACTCCGCTTCAAGCCAGGCATCATTTTTGTTGATG AAGGAGCTGTGTGCGGCCAGGATCTAGAGAAGAGAGGAGAGGTCCACAGACAGGTGGAGTTGATCCTGAGAGCCACGGGGTTTCCCTTCCATCTGGTGCACTTGGAGGAG GTGTTTGACCTTCCCAGTTCCATCTTGCACTCCGTTTCCCACGAGGCCACAGACCGCAGCCAGAACTACAAGGAAGCCGTGGATGGTTTCCTacggcaacagcagcagcagagtgcGAAGGCAGGAGTCTCTCTGCCAGGCCAGCTGGCTGAGCTTGGCATACGAGAGCCTTCCAGGAAGGAGGCAACTGAGGTCCCAGGGCCGCTGCCTGTCTTGCACACGACAGAACTGACTCGCCTCTTTGGAGCAGTGAAGACACTGACTGCCAAGGAAGAGCTCCTGCAGACGCTCCG GAACCACTTGATTCTACACGTGGCTCGGACAAACGGCTACACCAAAGTGATGGTGGGGGACAGCTGTAGCCGCGTGGCTGTCAAGCTGCTGACAAACCTCAGCCTGGGCCGGGGGGCGTTCCTTGCAGGAGACACG GGCTTTTCAGACGGCCGCCATGGTGATGTGCTAGTGTTGCGCCCCATGCGGGAGTACTCTGCCAAAGAGATCGCCTTCTATAACCGCCTCTTCAGGGTGCCTGCTGTCTTCACGCCTTCGCTGGATACCAAA gccCCTGACCGAGCCAGCATCCACCGCTTGATTGAGAGCTTCCTCTATAAGCTGCAGTCTGAGTTCCCTTCCACCATCAGCACTGTCTACCG GACGGGGGAGAAACTCGGGACGGCCCCTCAAGATGCTGCTGCTGGCGGAGATGCCGAACCCGAGCGCTGCCTCTTATGCCTTTGCACCCTCGATACCAATGTGG TGGACGGCTCTTCCTTGCAGTCCACGCTGCTGTCGGAAGAGCTCTGCCAGAAGCCGCCACCATCTTCTGAAAGCGTCTGCTGCGGAGGGGGCCCAGCTCAGGCAGGCTGCTGCAGGAATCTCCCAACGGCAGG ggCTGTTCTACCCCAGTCCCATCTTCTCCCGCACCTGTGCTACAGCTGCCGGCTGACTATCAAAGACATG ACCTGCCTGGAGCCGCTCCCGCTGTACATTCACTCCGAGGCCGACCGTCGGCAGCACAG GGCTGCCATGAAGCAAGAGATCCAGGAATTCCTTCTTGAAGATGATGAAGAGCTTCTTGGAAGCTGA
- the CTU2 gene encoding cytoplasmic tRNA 2-thiolation protein 2 isoform X1, producing the protein MCEAAEGGCCGGRPAKAPRDSNPASHPLKCMKCKEGPPVLIIRVGDAFCKACFKDYFVHKFRAILGKNRCIFPGEKVLLAFSGGPASSSMVRQVQEGLSQEAAKKLRFKPGIIFVDEGAVCGQDLEKRGEVHRQVELILRATGFPFHLVHLEEVFDLPSSILHSVSHEATDRSQNYKEAVDGFLRQQQQQSAKAGVSLPGQLAELGIREPSRKEATEVPGPLPVLHTTELTRLFGAVKTLTAKEELLQTLRNHLILHVARTNGYTKVMVGDSCSRVAVKLLTNLSLGRGAFLAGDTGFSDGRHGDVLVLRPMREYSAKEIAFYNRLFRVPAVFTPSLDTKAPDRASIHRLIESFLYKLQSEFPSTISTVYRTGEKLGTAPQDAAAGGDAEPERCLLCLCTLDTNVVDGSSLQSTLLSEELCQKPPPSSESVCCGGGPAQAGCCRNLPTAGAVLPQSHLLPHLCYSCRLTIKDMTCLEPLPLYIHSEADRRQHRAAMKQEIQEFLLEDDEELLGS; encoded by the exons ATGTGCGAAGCGGCGGAGGGCGGCTGCTGCGGAGGGCGGCCCGCGAAGGCGCCGCGAGACAG caaccctgcgag CCACCCCCTGAAGTGCATGAAGTGCAAAGAGGGGCCTCCAGTATTGATCATCCGTGTTGGAGATGCCTTTTGCAA GGCCTGTTTCAAGGATTACTTTGTCCACAAGTTCCGTGCCATCCTTGGGAAGAATCGCTGCATTTTCCCCGGAGAAAAG GTCCTGCTTGCATTTTCGGGTGGACCTGCCTCCAGTTCAATGGTGCGACAAGTCCAGGAG GGCCTGAGTCAGGAAGCAGCCAAGAAACTCCGCTTCAAGCCAGGCATCATTTTTGTTGATG AAGGAGCTGTGTGCGGCCAGGATCTAGAGAAGAGAGGAGAGGTCCACAGACAGGTGGAGTTGATCCTGAGAGCCACGGGGTTTCCCTTCCATCTGGTGCACTTGGAGGAG GTGTTTGACCTTCCCAGTTCCATCTTGCACTCCGTTTCCCACGAGGCCACAGACCGCAGCCAGAACTACAAGGAAGCCGTGGATGGTTTCCTacggcaacagcagcagcagagtgcGAAGGCAGGAGTCTCTCTGCCAGGCCAGCTGGCTGAGCTTGGCATACGAGAGCCTTCCAGGAAGGAGGCAACTGAGGTCCCAGGGCCGCTGCCTGTCTTGCACACGACAGAACTGACTCGCCTCTTTGGAGCAGTGAAGACACTGACTGCCAAGGAAGAGCTCCTGCAGACGCTCCG GAACCACTTGATTCTACACGTGGCTCGGACAAACGGCTACACCAAAGTGATGGTGGGGGACAGCTGTAGCCGCGTGGCTGTCAAGCTGCTGACAAACCTCAGCCTGGGCCGGGGGGCGTTCCTTGCAGGAGACACG GGCTTTTCAGACGGCCGCCATGGTGATGTGCTAGTGTTGCGCCCCATGCGGGAGTACTCTGCCAAAGAGATCGCCTTCTATAACCGCCTCTTCAGGGTGCCTGCTGTCTTCACGCCTTCGCTGGATACCAAA gccCCTGACCGAGCCAGCATCCACCGCTTGATTGAGAGCTTCCTCTATAAGCTGCAGTCTGAGTTCCCTTCCACCATCAGCACTGTCTACCG GACGGGGGAGAAACTCGGGACGGCCCCTCAAGATGCTGCTGCTGGCGGAGATGCCGAACCCGAGCGCTGCCTCTTATGCCTTTGCACCCTCGATACCAATGTGG TGGACGGCTCTTCCTTGCAGTCCACGCTGCTGTCGGAAGAGCTCTGCCAGAAGCCGCCACCATCTTCTGAAAGCGTCTGCTGCGGAGGGGGCCCAGCTCAGGCAGGCTGCTGCAGGAATCTCCCAACGGCAGG ggCTGTTCTACCCCAGTCCCATCTTCTCCCGCACCTGTGCTACAGCTGCCGGCTGACTATCAAAGACATG ACCTGCCTGGAGCCGCTCCCGCTGTACATTCACTCCGAGGCCGACCGTCGGCAGCACAG GGCTGCCATGAAGCAAGAGATCCAGGAATTCCTTCTTGAAGATGATGAAGAGCTTCTTGGAAGCTGA
- the CTU2 gene encoding cytoplasmic tRNA 2-thiolation protein 2 isoform X3 — translation MKCKEGPPVLIIRVGDAFCKACFKDYFVHKFRAILGKNRCIFPGEKVLLAFSGGPASSSMVRQVQEGLSQEAAKKLRFKPGIIFVDEGAVCGQDLEKRGEVHRQVELILRATGFPFHLVHLEEVFDLPSSILHSVSHEATDRSQNYKEAVDGFLRQQQQQSAKAGVSLPGQLAELGIREPSRKEATEVPGPLPVLHTTELTRLFGAVKTLTAKEELLQTLRNHLILHVARTNGYTKVMVGDSCSRVAVKLLTNLSLGRGAFLAGDTGFSDGRHGDVLVLRPMREYSAKEIAFYNRLFRVPAVFTPSLDTKAPDRASIHRLIESFLYKLQSEFPSTISTVYRTGEKLGTAPQDAAAGGDAEPERCLLCLCTLDTNVVDGSSLQSTLLSEELCQKPPPSSESVCCGGGPAQAGCCRNLPTAGAVLPQSHLLPHLCYSCRLTIKDMTCLEPLPLYIHSEADRRQHRAAMKQEIQEFLLEDDEELLGS, via the exons ATGAAGTGCAAAGAGGGGCCTCCAGTATTGATCATCCGTGTTGGAGATGCCTTTTGCAA GGCCTGTTTCAAGGATTACTTTGTCCACAAGTTCCGTGCCATCCTTGGGAAGAATCGCTGCATTTTCCCCGGAGAAAAG GTCCTGCTTGCATTTTCGGGTGGACCTGCCTCCAGTTCAATGGTGCGACAAGTCCAGGAG GGCCTGAGTCAGGAAGCAGCCAAGAAACTCCGCTTCAAGCCAGGCATCATTTTTGTTGATG AAGGAGCTGTGTGCGGCCAGGATCTAGAGAAGAGAGGAGAGGTCCACAGACAGGTGGAGTTGATCCTGAGAGCCACGGGGTTTCCCTTCCATCTGGTGCACTTGGAGGAG GTGTTTGACCTTCCCAGTTCCATCTTGCACTCCGTTTCCCACGAGGCCACAGACCGCAGCCAGAACTACAAGGAAGCCGTGGATGGTTTCCTacggcaacagcagcagcagagtgcGAAGGCAGGAGTCTCTCTGCCAGGCCAGCTGGCTGAGCTTGGCATACGAGAGCCTTCCAGGAAGGAGGCAACTGAGGTCCCAGGGCCGCTGCCTGTCTTGCACACGACAGAACTGACTCGCCTCTTTGGAGCAGTGAAGACACTGACTGCCAAGGAAGAGCTCCTGCAGACGCTCCG GAACCACTTGATTCTACACGTGGCTCGGACAAACGGCTACACCAAAGTGATGGTGGGGGACAGCTGTAGCCGCGTGGCTGTCAAGCTGCTGACAAACCTCAGCCTGGGCCGGGGGGCGTTCCTTGCAGGAGACACG GGCTTTTCAGACGGCCGCCATGGTGATGTGCTAGTGTTGCGCCCCATGCGGGAGTACTCTGCCAAAGAGATCGCCTTCTATAACCGCCTCTTCAGGGTGCCTGCTGTCTTCACGCCTTCGCTGGATACCAAA gccCCTGACCGAGCCAGCATCCACCGCTTGATTGAGAGCTTCCTCTATAAGCTGCAGTCTGAGTTCCCTTCCACCATCAGCACTGTCTACCG GACGGGGGAGAAACTCGGGACGGCCCCTCAAGATGCTGCTGCTGGCGGAGATGCCGAACCCGAGCGCTGCCTCTTATGCCTTTGCACCCTCGATACCAATGTGG TGGACGGCTCTTCCTTGCAGTCCACGCTGCTGTCGGAAGAGCTCTGCCAGAAGCCGCCACCATCTTCTGAAAGCGTCTGCTGCGGAGGGGGCCCAGCTCAGGCAGGCTGCTGCAGGAATCTCCCAACGGCAGG ggCTGTTCTACCCCAGTCCCATCTTCTCCCGCACCTGTGCTACAGCTGCCGGCTGACTATCAAAGACATG ACCTGCCTGGAGCCGCTCCCGCTGTACATTCACTCCGAGGCCGACCGTCGGCAGCACAG GGCTGCCATGAAGCAAGAGATCCAGGAATTCCTTCTTGAAGATGATGAAGAGCTTCTTGGAAGCTGA
- the NQO1 gene encoding NAD(P)H dehydrogenase [quinone] 1, which produces MAGGVRRALVVLAHPERSSFNYAMKEAAVEALQQRGWTVAVSDLYAMRFNPVLSRDDVAGSPKDPLEPFSYPAEAGRAWQEGRLSADIVAEQKKLEAADLVIFQFPLQWLGVPAILKGWFDRVLTSGYSYSGMYDQGPFQKKKAVVSFTTGGSGSMYTPQGIKGDVNILLWPLQSGTLHFCGFQILEPQIAFSIAHTPPEARSQILEEWKKRLGSIWEEQPLTFAPSSSFDLSFQGGFVLKAEAREQLQGQKYGLTVGQHLGKPLPPDNQVKAQK; this is translated from the exons ATGGCCG GGGGGGTCCGCCGGGCGCTGGTGGTGCTGGCCCACCCGGAGCGCAGCTCGTTCAACTACGCCATGAAGGAGGCGGCCGTGGAGGCGCTGCAGCAGCGCGGCTGGACCGTCGCCGTCTCCGACCTGTACGCCATGCGCTTCAACCCGGTGCTCTCCAGGGACGACGTCGCCG GCAGCCCCAAGGACCCCCTCGAGCCCTTCAGCTACCCCGCCGAGGCCGGCCGGGCCTGGCAGGAGGGGCGCCTGAGCGCCGACATCGTGGCCGAGCAGAAGAAACTGGAGGCGGCCGACCTGGTCATCTTCCAG TTCCCACTGCAGTGGCTTGGGGTGCCAGCCATCCTCAAAGGGTGGTTCGACCGGGTCCTCACTTCGGGCTACTCCTACTCAGGCATGTATGATCAGGGGCCTTTCCAG AAAAAGAAGGCCGTGGTCTCCTTCACCACCGGTGGGTCTGGCTCCATGTACACCCCCCAAGGCATCAAAGGGGATGTCAACATCCTACTCTGGCCACTGCAG AGCGGCACCCTGCACTTCTGCGGCTTCCAAATCTTGGAGCCCCAGATCGCCTTCAGCATCGCCCACACCCCGCCGGAGGCTCGTTCCCAGATCCTGGAGGAGTGGAAGAAGAGGCTGGGGAGCATCTGGGAGGAACAGCCCCTCACCTTTGCCCCAAGCAGCAGCTTTGACCTGAGCTTCCAGGGGGGGTTCGTCCTGAAGGCAGAGGCCCGAGAACAGCTGCAAGGGCAGAAGTACGGGCTGACCGTCGGCCAGCACCTGGGGAAGCCCCTGCCGCCCGACAACCAGGTCAAAGCCCAGAAGTAG
- the RNF166 gene encoding E3 ubiquitin-protein ligase RNF166 isoform X2, producing the protein MSFDPKKVEKASSVDKQLSSFKAPCRGCTKKVTLAKMRSHITSCSKVLEQMANCPKFVPVVPTSQPIPSNIPNRSTFVCPYCGARNLDQQELVKHCMENHRNDPNKVVCPVCSAMPWGDPSYKSANFLQHLLHRHKFSYDTFVDYSIDEDAALQAALALSLSEN; encoded by the exons ATGTCCTTCGACCCCAAGAAAGTGGAGAAGGCTTCCAGCGTGGACAAGCAGTTGTCGTCCTTCAAGGCCCCCTGCCGGGGCTGCACCAAGAAG GTGACGCTAGCAAAAATGAGGTCGCACATCACGTCTTGTTCTAAGGTTCTGGAGCAGATGGCCAACTGCCCAAAGTTTGTTCCCGTCGTCCCCACTTCCCAGCCCATCCCCAG CAATATCCCAAACCGATCCACGTTTGTGTGCCCTTATTGTGGAGCACGAAATCTGGACCAGCAGGAACTGGTGAAGCACTGTATGGAAAACCACCGCAATGATCCGAACAAAGTG GTTTGTCCTGTCTGCTCAGCCATGCCTTGGGGTGACCCCAGCTACAAGAGTGCCAACTTCCTTCAGCATCTTCTCCACCGGCACAAGTTTTCCTACGACACGTTTGTG GATTATAGCATTGACGAAGACGCGGCTCTGCAGGCGGCTCTGGCCCTGTCCCTCTCCGAGAACTGA
- the RNF166 gene encoding E3 ubiquitin-protein ligase RNF166 isoform X1, with protein sequence MAAAMFRSLLVSAGGGGGSREAAAPPAEAAAALEAQFSCPICLEVYQRPVRIAPCRHTFCGECLQPCLQVPSPLCPLCRMSFDPKKVEKASSVDKQLSSFKAPCRGCTKKVTLAKMRSHITSCSKVLEQMANCPKFVPVVPTSQPIPSNIPNRSTFVCPYCGARNLDQQELVKHCMENHRNDPNKVVCPVCSAMPWGDPSYKSANFLQHLLHRHKFSYDTFVDYSIDEDAALQAALALSLSEN encoded by the exons ATGGCCGCCGCGATGTTCCGCAGCCTGCTGGTCTcggcgggcggcggcggggggtcCCGCGAGGCCGCCGCCCCCCCGGCTGAGGCCGCCGCCGCGCTCGAGGCCCAGTTCAGCTGCCCCATCTGCCTGGAGGTCTACCAGCGCCCCGTCCGcatcgccccctgcaggcacac ATTCTGCGGAGAGTGCCTGCAGCCTTGCCTCCAAGTACCGTCTCCTTTGTGCCCACTCTGCCGCATGTCCTTCGACCCCAAGAAAGTGGAGAAGGCTTCCAGCGTGGACAAGCAGTTGTCGTCCTTCAAGGCCCCCTGCCGGGGCTGCACCAAGAAG GTGACGCTAGCAAAAATGAGGTCGCACATCACGTCTTGTTCTAAGGTTCTGGAGCAGATGGCCAACTGCCCAAAGTTTGTTCCCGTCGTCCCCACTTCCCAGCCCATCCCCAG CAATATCCCAAACCGATCCACGTTTGTGTGCCCTTATTGTGGAGCACGAAATCTGGACCAGCAGGAACTGGTGAAGCACTGTATGGAAAACCACCGCAATGATCCGAACAAAGTG GTTTGTCCTGTCTGCTCAGCCATGCCTTGGGGTGACCCCAGCTACAAGAGTGCCAACTTCCTTCAGCATCTTCTCCACCGGCACAAGTTTTCCTACGACACGTTTGTG GATTATAGCATTGACGAAGACGCGGCTCTGCAGGCGGCTCTGGCCCTGTCCCTCTCCGAGAACTGA